In Candidatus Limnocylindria bacterium, the genomic window TGACCGCGGCAGAGGACGGAGACGAGCTTCCCGTGCTGGGCGGGCTCCGCATCCTGCATACGCCGGGTCACACGCCGGGGAGCATCTGTTTGTATTCGCCGACACGTCGGCTGCTTATCGTGGGTGATCTGCTGCAGCGCATGCGCGGCCAGGTGACACTTCCGAACTACTTCTTCACCGACGACATGCCGTTGGCTCGGCGTTCGATCGCGCGTCTTGCCGAGCTTGATGTCGAGACGATCCTGTTCTCGCACTATCCAGCGGTACGGCAGGGGGGACGCGAGGCGCTCCGCGCGCTCGCGAGCTAGCGGGGAGGGCGACATGGAGACACTGAACGACATCCTCGAGGAGTCAGCCCGGAGGTTCGGGAACAAGGACGCGTTCATGATCCGGCCCGGCTTCCGCACGCGCACCTGGACATACCGGGATCTGAACGATGTCGTCCCGCGCGTCGCGCGCTATCTGAGCGACAGCGGCATGAAGAAGGGCGACCGCGTCCTCATCTGGGGCGTGAATCGTCCCGAGTACGGCATCGCGTTCCTCGCCGCGCTGCGGCTCGGCGCGATCCTCGTGCCGCTCGAGGCGAACTACGCGGCCGAGTTCGCGCAGAGGATCGCGCAGCGGACGCGCGCCAGCCGCGCGATCGTTTCGTCCCAGACGCTCGCGCGCGCGAAGACGCTCAGCCTGCCGCTGTACGAGATGGAACGGCTGCCTGATCTCGCGCGCGAATGCGCACCGCTCGCGAAGGCGGCTGTCAGCGGCGACGACCTTGCCGAGGTCGTGTTCACATCGGGCACGACCGGCGATCCGAAGGGCGCGATGCTCACCCACCGCAACATCCTGTCGAACGCGGTCGCGGCCACCCAGATCTTCCCGATCGGCCCCAAACAGCGCCTGCTGTCGTTCCTTCCGCTCTCGCACATGTTCGAGCAGCTCGCCGGCTTCTTCACCGTGCTGCTGTCAGGCGCATCGGTCATCTACCCGACGAGCCGTCAGCCGGCGGTGGTCAGACGCACGTTCAAAGAGCGCAAGGTCTCGATGGTGCTCATCACGCCCGCGGTCGTGAAGTCCCTGATGCTCGCGATCGAGCGCAGCGCCGAGGCACAGGGTAAGAAGGAGCTTCTTCAGAAGCTGCGCGGCGTCGCGCGCCGTCTGCCGATGGCACTCCGGCGACTCGTGTTCTTCAGCGTCCATCGTCAGTTCGGCGGCCGCTTCCGCTACATCGTGTCCGGCGGCGCCGCGCTCGATCCCGCGTTGGGCGAATCCTGGCGAGAGCTCGGCATCGACGTGCTCCAGGGCTACGGGACCACCGAGTGCTCGCCCGCGCTCACGTTCAATCGCGTTGACGTCAACCGGCTCGGGTCCGTCGGCACGCCGATCCCCGGCGTCGACGTGAAGGTCGCCGCCGATGGCGAGGTCCTCGCGCACGGCCCCAACGTCTTCAAGGGTTATTGGGAGAACGAGGAGGCGACGCGCGCGGTCCTCGACAAGGACGGCTGGTACCACACCGGCGACCTCGGAGAGTTCGACAAGGACGGCTTCCTATGGCTCCGCGGTCGCAAGAAAGACATGATCGTCCTGGCCGACGGCACGAACGTATATCCCGAGGACATCGAGAACGCCCTCGCGGCCGATCCCCGCATCGAGGCGCTCGCGACGCCGCTCCGACCCGAGATCGCGACCGTCGTCGGGCTGGAACGACCAGGCGAGGACATCCAGGTGCATGCCGTGTTCCTCGTCAAGGACAAGGAGCAGGTCGCATCGATCGTGCGCGATACGAACCTCAAGCTGTCGGGGAATCAGCAGATCCGCGGCTGGACGATCTGGCCCGACGACGAGTTCCCCACGACGCCAACGCAGAAGGTGAAGAAGCGCTTCGTGACCGAGCGGCTCCTGATGATGGGCCGCGTCGAGCAGGCGCACGCGGCGACCGGCGATCAGGCGGCGACGCGGCCGCTCACAGAGGTCGAGCGCATCATCACGCAGGTCACGAACCTGCCGCCGGCCGTGGTCCATCAGGGCGCGACGCTCTCGGCCGATCTGGGTCTGGACTCGCTTGGGCGCGTCGACCTGCTCGGCGCGATCGAGGAAGAGCTCGGGGCGTATGTCGACGAGGCAGCTCTCGAGCCGAACGCGACGGTCGCGGAGCTCGAGCGCATGGTCGCAGCGGCTCGTGACGTGAAACGCGAAACCGGCATCTACGGCTGGCCGCTCAGCCCGCTGGTGCGATCGTTCGGCCTGCTGTTACAGCAGACGCTCATCTACCCGCTGGTGCACATCTTCTACAAGGTCAAGGTCACCGGGAAGGAGAAGCTCGTTGGCCTGCACGGCCCGGTGCTGTTCGCACCGAACCACAGCCTCCATTGGGACAACGGGATCATCCTCATGGCGATCCCGCT contains:
- a CDS encoding AMP-binding protein, with product METLNDILEESARRFGNKDAFMIRPGFRTRTWTYRDLNDVVPRVARYLSDSGMKKGDRVLIWGVNRPEYGIAFLAALRLGAILVPLEANYAAEFAQRIAQRTRASRAIVSSQTLARAKTLSLPLYEMERLPDLARECAPLAKAAVSGDDLAEVVFTSGTTGDPKGAMLTHRNILSNAVAATQIFPIGPKQRLLSFLPLSHMFEQLAGFFTVLLSGASVIYPTSRQPAVVRRTFKERKVSMVLITPAVVKSLMLAIERSAEAQGKKELLQKLRGVARRLPMALRRLVFFSVHRQFGGRFRYIVSGGAALDPALGESWRELGIDVLQGYGTTECSPALTFNRVDVNRLGSVGTPIPGVDVKVAADGEVLAHGPNVFKGYWENEEATRAVLDKDGWYHTGDLGEFDKDGFLWLRGRKKDMIVLADGTNVYPEDIENALAADPRIEALATPLRPEIATVVGLERPGEDIQVHAVFLVKDKEQVASIVRDTNLKLSGNQQIRGWTIWPDDEFPTTPTQKVKKRFVTERLLMMGRVEQAHAATGDQAATRPLTEVERIITQVTNLPPAVVHQGATLSADLGLDSLGRVDLLGAIEEELGAYVDEAALEPNATVAELERMVAAARDVKRETGIYGWPLSPLVRSFGLLLQQTLIYPLVHIFYKVKVTGKEKLVGLHGPVLFAPNHSLHWDNGIILMAIPLSWRWKLAVAAAADDVFGNKLNGLVSSVLANAFPLAREGAIRRSLELLGARLDRQFSVLIYPEGKLTIGGPMQPFKSGTGLIAVEGATPVVPMKLKITKVSVLDHLDRKWEAARSNGWRGDVEVVFGDPIYFTAGTPPNEATAKLEAAVAAL